The sequence CCCCCGCCCCACCCGCCACCCTCAGCGCGGCGACACCACGACCCCGAGCAGCCCCGGCCCCGCATGCGCCCCGATCACCGCGCCGACCTCGCTCACCACCAACTCCCCCAGCCCCGGCACCCGCGGCCGCAGCCGCTCCGCGAGGGCCGCGGCGCGGTCGGCCGCCGCGAGGTGGTGCACCGCGAGGTCCACCCGGCCGGAACCCGCCCCGCCGTCGACGGCGGCCCCCGCGCACTCCACCACGATCTCCTCGAGCCGGGTCACCGCCTTGGACGCGGTGCGCACCTTCTCCAGCAGTTCGATCCGCCCGTCCGCGAGCCGCAGCAGCGGCTTCACCGCGAGCGCGGAACCGAAGAGGGCCTGCGCCGCGCCGATCCGGCCACCCCGGCGCAGGTAGTCGAGCGTGTCGACGTAGAAGAAGGCAGAGGTGGCGGTGGCCCGGCGTTCCGCGGCTGCCACCACGTCGTCAGCGGTGCCGCCCGCCTCCGCGGCCTCGGCTGCGGCGAGCACGGTGAAGCCCAGCGCCATCGCGACCATGCCGGTGTCGACGACGCGCA comes from Streptomyces sp. NBC_00448 and encodes:
- a CDS encoding DegV family protein, which encodes MPPHVAIVTDSTAYLSPQALTRHAISLVPLTVVIDDEAFVEGTEISAPAVARALQRRRPVTTSRPSPAEFTAAYEAAAASGAKAIVSLHLSADFSGTYDAATVAAKEAPVPVRVVDTGMVAMALGFTVLAAAEAAEAGGTADDVVAAAERRATATSAFFYVDTLDYLRRGGRIGAAQALFGSALAVKPLLRLADGRIELLEKVRTASKAVTRLEEIVVECAGAAVDGGAGSGRVDLAVHHLAAADRAAALAERLRPRVPGLGELVVSEVGAVIGAHAGPGLLGVVVSPR